The DNA region CCTTTCTAATCTCCTTGATATCTCTCATAATTCAAGTGTTTTCTTCTGCTGTTTTCTTGAATGCTactcaaaatgaaataaacagtaTCTTGCGATTCTGGCAATGTATGTTTACTCAAAAGCAGAGGAATCTTCTCAGTGGCCTTTCAGGAATTAGCCACAATTGCAAGCAATTAGAGAGATGTCCACAGGTAATACTCAGGAGCCTGTCTGATATAATTTCAGAGAAGCAGATAAGGACTTCCtaggtttttattcttttgttttgttaataaaCACTTCAGTCCTAACACTGGGGATATGAATCAGAATTCAAATTACTTAAAACttctaaaatgcaaaaataataccACAACTACTTAGTCTAAAGATATACTTTCAAAATGGATAAATATTTGAGGTTACTGTGTGCTTGAAAGACGGGtgaatgtacaaaaaaaaaaaaagagtaaagcaGAATACAAGAATTCAATGCTCTGAAACCTCCTGTTTTCTCTCCTCATTACTTTCTGGCTCCATCATCTTTATATCTTATTCTGCTCCAGTGCTTTGTGCTGGAGTGATAAATATTTTCCCCCTTACTGTGCCCTCATTACAGAACATGAGAGGATATTACATATGACAAGATATGTGAACTAATATATCATATTGATGCAGAAACAGTTTATCATGTTTGTATGTAGTgaatctcagagggagaggggtcagttgattaaataaattaactgatttcctcttctgtaatcTTCCATAGAGAAGACTTCCTTGACTGAGTTTCAGGAAGTAACATCCTATCTAGGATCAGTCAGGAAAGGACATTGCCCATGTGAGAGGAGAAAATACATGCAATGTCCCCCATGATGAGATACCTGCTGAGCAATAATATAAGAATTGTGTCACTCTTCAGTATTACATTTAAAGAGATACTGCACCTTATCCAAACAGGAATACTGAGAATGAAAATGGCTCTATTACCAAACTGCAGTAGGAGACAACTCAGCAGTCCTGGGTAAACTGGGGAGTGTCATTCACCCCAGTTACACGGACTAGAGGGGATCTGTTCAACACTTGTGTAACTCAAGGAAATTACGGATTGTGTGAAATCTCTCTACTGATGCCATTTATCCTGTTTTACCTGATTCCTCCATTCcttggcaacattttttttttttttttgccaagaaaatacaaaatGCCCCCATACAATCCATCCCTTAGAAAAAAATCCTTGCAGATtcagacataatttttaaaaaacatgaagaatttaaaaaattaattttcttgcaAAGGTCTGCACCCGAATGGGGATCAAAGTACTAAACCAAAGCAATGCTGGTCTGAGAGTAAAATACAGTGAGtaaattagtgtgtgtgtgtgtgtgtgtgtgtttgtgcccgTGTgcgctcagtccctcagttgtgtcagaatttttgtgaccccatgaactgtagcccaccagactcttctgcctgtggaattttaagtgaggactttttttttaatgttaaaagagtaatatctgctttttaaaaattagaacaaaaaacaggtaaatttataaataattctgcTTACTCTCCACCATCCCCATTTCTTAGGAGTGACACTTCTGTATTCTTCaaggtaatttttaatttctgtattagtatctttatgtatgtatgtataaaatactATCTTTAAAATTGATAGAATCAGGCTATACAAATGTTATAAAAGtaactattttttttcatttagagaTACATTTGAACATCATTTTATGTCTATATCGACTATGTTTCTCAAAGTTTTTATCAAATGAGAGCAAGGCAATTTTTAGGGGACTAGTAGtccaagatggagaaggcaatggcaccccattccagtactcttgcctggaaaatcccatggatggaggagcctggtgggctgcagtccatggggtcgctaagagtcggacatgactgagtgacttcactttgacttttcacttttatgcattggagaaggaaatggcaacccactccagtattcttgcctagagaatcccagggacgggggagcccagtgggctgccatctatggggtcgcacagagtcagacacaactgaagcgacttagcagcagcagcagcagtagtccaagaataagaacaaaattaaaatacacgTTACTAACATTCAAATGAACTTGAATAATCATGAAAAATTTATATTCTGAtactgataaaataataaaataatttatggtGTCCTGTTAAGATTTCTTCAGGGCGAATACACGTTTAGCAGGTGGAATTGACATATCAGCAGTTTTAGAAATTTCAGGGCCCTGAATAGCTTTTGCTTAAAGCATCTCAAGAGGGTTTCCtgtgtggctcagaggtaaacaatccacctgcaatgcaggagacacacgagatgcaggtttgatccctgggttggtaagatcccctggaggaggccatggcaagccactctggtattgttgcctgaagaattctatggacagaggagcctggcaggcttacagcccatgggatcgcaaagagtcggatatgactgaagcgactgggcaAAGTGTCTCAGAGTTCTCACATCACTATCATACTTGGGCTAATATAACCGtgtttctatgtgccaggcactatgccagcaaattttcactgaaaaatcacatttatacTTCACAGCAGGTGGTAACTAGGATCCTTACTTTGAGGGTTGATAGTTTGGGGGctaaggaggaaaaaggaaggtGAGTTTTCAACTGGCAGAGCCATCTTTCATTGGTAACTTGAgaaaatttatagttttataaaCCATAAGTAATTCCTCTCTGAGTAACCTCAGAGGCCTTGAAACTAAGTTTTTTCATCCACACTGCTTTGTTTCTAAGGGCCCAGGTCTACACTAAgcaatgtgtgtatatgtttcatATCAAGACAATGTAAAAAATCACGATTATCTTCACAAGTGAGAACTTGAAGATCAGAGGATAAGAAACATTCCCAGTATAATGTAACTAATTAGGCAAGGTAGCCTATGAGCCTAAGGCCGGTTCcgtattattaaataatttcataTGAATTCTGagcttctaaaataaaaaatatatatgtcctCAGTTGTATCCATTATTAGATACTTTCTacatgttcttcttcttcttcttttttttttttttttttgaggggatgAGATTTACACAATTTTAATTTACACAGTTTTTACACAGGGAATCTCATTGGCATTAGGAGAAAATAgatggcactaggggtaaagagttcacctgccaaaggagacgcaggagatgtgggttcgagccatggattgggaagatcccctggaagagagcatgggaacccactccactatccttgcctggacaatcccaaggacagaggagcctggtgggctacaatccatagggtcgcaaagagttggacatgactgaagtgacttagcatactcTCAGAGAAGAATTTCAAATGGCAGGAACTGTGTCTATAACTATTTAATAGAAGGTACTGAGGGTAGAAAGAAGTGAGAACAATGAATTTACAGAATAACAAAAGAtcaaattttgatattttataaagaataagTTCTATGAATATGGAAACTGAtgttactttaaattttttgaaatttattttactaatatACTTAAATAAAGATAGAAACACTTGAAATACTTGGAAAgataaatgtgtatatttttgtaaatatattttcacattattAATAGCATCATTCTGTAAGTTTATACAAATTGTTAGAAAAATGCTTAAAACTGACAGTAAATAAATGTGCTTGTTAACTTACTTTTTATATTCCAGAGAACCAAGAGCTGACCATTTAACATGAACAGGATCAATGAGAGTGTCCCCCAAGAGTTCATCCTCTTAGGTTTCTCAGATCGACCATGGCTGGAGCTTCCACTCTTTGTGGTGTTCCTGATTTCCTATATCTTGACCATCCTGGGCAATCTAGCAATAATTGTTGTGTCCTGTCTGGATTCCAAGCTCCATACccccatgtatttttttcttaccaATCTCTCACTCTTGGACCTTTGCTACACCACAAGTATAGTCCCACAAATGCTGGTAAACATATGCAGCATCAGGAAGGTGATTAGTTATGGTGGCTGTGTGGCACAACTTTTCATTTCCCTGGCTTTGGGTTCCACTGAATGTCTCCTCCTGGCTGTCATGTCCTTTGATAGGTTTGTAGCTATTTGTCGGCCTCTCCACTACTCCGTCATCATGCACCAAAGGCTCTGCCTCCAGCTGGCAGCTATATCCTGGGTTAGTGGCTTCAGCAACTCAGTATTGCAGTCCACCTTGACCCTGCAGATGCCACTCTGTGGCCACAAAGAAGTGGATCACTTCCTCTGTGAAGTCCCTGCTCTGCTCAAGTTGTCATGTGGAGACACAACAGCAAATGAAGCTGAACTATTCTTTATCAGTGTGCTATTCCTTCTAATACCTGTGACACTCATTCTGATATCATATGCTTTTATTGTCCAAGCAGTGTTGAGAATAAAATCAGTGGAAGGTCAGCGAAAGGCATTTGGAATATGTGGCTCCCATTTGATAGTGGTGTCACTTTTTTATGGCACTGCTATCTATATGTATTTGCAACCACCATCTCCTGCCTCCAAGGACCGGGGAAAGATGGTATCCCTTTTCTATGGAATCATCACACCCATGTTGAACCCCCTTATATACACACTTAGGAACAAAGATGTAAAGGAAGCATTTAAGAGGCTGATTGCAAGGATTTTCTTAATCAAGAAATAGGAATACCCAAATGATAAGCCTTCTTAAAACTTGaagtttacttattttaataatttaataaattaaattatttaacttaataataatttaatttaatccaTCCAAGTTACTTTAGTCTACTCTTAGAACTGTTATGATGACCTTCttcaaataaaatgtcactgacAAAAAACTGCACTTATTTCCTACTGTCTACCTATAGTCATTGTACAAGTCCTGAGAACTGGTGCATTATGATCCTCTAAAATAGTGTAagcatgaaatatttaaagtctcAGGCTTTATAACACTGGTTTGTATACTTGGTAAACCGCCTTAAACTCCTGTGAGTCTAGAATAAAAGCTCTGGAAACATAACATTCAAAGGTGCTTACacatcacaaatattttcttaattacaGAAGATGCAACAGAAGTCCATAAAGCCGTACAAAGCTCCCCCCCAAACCTTATAGATATAAAGTTAATGATAATAGCTTAAATTTTAACACTAGTCCCACATTAAGACAATATTTGGGTTGTACAATGATTTTTCTTCCACAATTTTACCTGGATCTCCTCTCATGTCTATACTTTCCATTTACCCTAAATTGAAGTATCTTATCTTATTTCATCTaccaaataaatttgtatttatttatttatctgaatcACACACTCTTTATTGGAATTTTTTTCATGATTCAATTACCATCTATGTTATCTGTCTCCTTTTAAGCCCTAAAGCAATTAGAATCTAAATCATAAAACTAGCACAGTATATAACAATATTCATTATTTGTTTAATGTACTTCCTTTATTCAAGAAAAAATCTTATTATGTTAGTTCCCTTAGGTAGCATAGATTATAATTTATACTTCTTCCACATGGCCTTCAGAGCTCATCAAAGtgctgagaaaaatatttgcacacTGTGAGTCAGTTTTTGGCTGATTTTATGAatagctggcgtgctgcagtccatggggtcacagtcggatgcgactgagtaactgaactgaactgatgaatagtTGCACTATAGTCATTTTAACTGcttctttttctaattacttCTTCTACTAAATACAAAAACATAAAGTTCAATAACTAAGAAATACAATTAGCATGTTGCCTCTGAATACCGGTATTCAAAATGTACCAAAAAGGTACATTTCTGCCTCAGTGTAATTTTCTGACACAATATGGTGGATCTTAAAACTTCAACCTGCATCAAGACCACCTGGAGGGCTTTTAAAATCCAAGATCCCTGGGAATCAACCCACCTACACTCCCAGAGTTTCTAAAGTAGGAGGTCTGGAGGGAGGGGCCAGGAATTGCATTTCTAATTAATTCTCAGGTTGTGAAGATCAAGGAGTGCACTTTAAGGACTGCTGTGCTAATAGTTAAAATTAATAGAGGTCTTGCTAGTACTGGGGCTCGGGGTGGGCCACCATATCACAATGGTATTATTTTGAGTTGAAGTTGCTTGAGAAGCAGCAGTTACAAGAAGGAAACTCTGACCGTCCTCTATCCCCCGGAAAACAGAGAACAAATCTCTCATGTGAAAGGTACACTCCCCACATTTGGAGGTAGGAGGACATCCTGATCACCATAGACAGGGAATTTGGGCTAAGAAGCCAGTATAAACCAACCGTCTTTAATTAAACATACAAATCACTGACTTCAGTTCTAGGatttacatttcagttcagttcagttcatttcagtcactcagtcatgtccaactctttgcgaccccatgaaccgcagcatgccaggcctccctgtccatcaccaactcctggagtttacccagactcatgcccattgagtcagtgatgccatccagccatctcatcctctgtcgtccccttctcctcctgccctcaatccttcccagcatcagggtcttttcaaatgagttagcccTTCACATTAGcttggccaaagtgttggagtttctgcttcaacatcagtccttccaatgaacacccaggactgatctcctttaggatggactgccttgcagtccaagggactctcaagagtcttctccaacaccacagttcaaaagcatcaattcttcagctcttagctttctttatagtccagctctcacattcatacttgactacaggaaaaaccatagccttgattagatggacctttgatggcaaagtaatgtctctgctttttaacatgctgtgtaggttggtcgtaactttccttccaaggagtaagtgtcttttaatttcctggctgcaatcaccatccgcagtgattttggagcccccaaaaataaagtctgacactgtttccagtatttccccatctatttgccattaagtgatgggaccagatgccatgatcttagttttctgaatgttgagctttaagccaacttttccaatctcctctttcactttcatcaagaggctctttcgttcttcatttctgccataagggtgatgtcatctgcatatctgaggttactgatatttctcccagcagtctttttttttttttctcccagcagtcttgattccagcttgtgcttcctgcagcccagcgtttctcgtgatgtagtctgcatataagttaaataagcagggtgacaatatacagccttgacgtactccttttcctatttggaaccagtctgttgttccatgtctagttctaactgttgcttcctgacctgcctataggtttctcaagaggcaggtcaggtggtctggcatgccCATCtcgtgaagaattttccacagtttattgtgaaacacacaaaagctttggcatagtcaataaagcagaaatagatgtttttctgcaactctcttgcttttgtgatgatccagtggatgttggcaatttgatctctggttcctctgccttttctaaaaccagcttgaacatctggaagttcacggttcacgtattgctgaagcctggattcaCATTTAGAGAGGTACAAACATTGTAAAACCAAAATGTTTCTGCAGAATATTGACTAGAGAACTGAGGAATCAGAACATAATGCCTCTTAAAGAACTACTGAAGGCCTAGCTTTATTTAACATGGAGTGAAAATGCTTTGTCAATGTTTGATGTAATAGTTCTCTTCACATATTTGAAGGGCAGTCACGTAGAGTATTGTTTGATCTGTGAAGGATAGGATTCATATTAATGGGTAAAAATAAAGTTGGTATTATATTAAAAGGGATTCACAATAAAATTTGAATTATACCATGATGAAATAGTTAAACATTTTTGGCAATATGGGAAAATAGAAATCTATATAAAATAGGCTCAATTAATCTacctatgtttttcctttttaaattctgCTTTAGAAATTTTCTGTAGCTAAATCACATGTCATAACCATTTCTGTGAATGATCAAAGAACAAAAGTAGACACAGAGAAAATGATAGATACAACCAAGCCTTTAGAAAAATGTCATGTAGAAATTTATTCTTGTGGCTTCTAAGGGAAGAGTTAGGTGGAAGCTACTGTGATTCAGTGAATGGGAGTCAACACtggtaaaaataaagaaagaaagaaagaaagaaagaagtttaAATTAATAAGTATCTCTGTGAAGACAGGATTTTCAATTCTGGAGGGAAGTTGGACTACATGGCTGGTAAGAtcattcctgatccaggaagtcTGTGGCTATGTCAGTAACAATTAGGGAGAATTCGGTTAGATATAAAACATAACTTCCTGAAGATAAAACTTGCAATAtaacagaatatataaataaaggatacaatgaaatttattctctcacagttctggaggtcaagTGTCTGATGTCAAGGTGTCAGTAAGGTCATGCACCCTCTGGAAGCTGTGGTGGCGGAGCGGGTAATTGCTGGGatctctttcttgtcttttttggTTTCTAATGGCTGCTGGCATGTCTTGTGTCCTTGACTTGTCTCATCACTCTCAgctctgcctctgttttcatatCTCCTTCTCTCTATGTGCCACAGTCTaatctccctctgcctttctcttacAAGGAAACATGTGATGGCAGGTAGAACCCACCCTGATAGTCTAGCATAAATTTCTCAATATCCTTGAGTAGTCACATCTTTTGCTATTGAAGGTAACATCCGAAGTTCTGGAGATTATGAGGTGGAcatatcttttcagttcagttgctctttgcgaccccatggactgaagcacgccagacctccctgtccatcaccaactcccggaatccactcaaactcatgtcctttgagtcagtgatgccatccaaccatttcatcctctgttgtccccttctcttcccactttcaatctttcccagtgtaagggtcttttccaatgagtcagttcttcgatcaggtggccaaagtattggactttcaggtttagcatcagtccttccaatgaatattcaggactgatttcctttaggatggactggttgaatgtccttgcagtccaagggaccctcaagagtcttctccaacaccacagttcaaaagcatcaattcttcagctctcagctgtctttatagtccaactctcacatccatacgtgactactggaaaaaccatagctttgactagacggacctttgacagcaaagtaatatctctgctttttaataagctgtctaggttggtcgtaagttttcttccaaggagcaagagtcttttaatttcatggctgcagtcgccatctgcagtgattttggagacccaaaagataaagtctgtcgctgtttccactgtttcaccatccatttgtcatgaagtgatgggaccaaatcccatgatcttagttttctgaatgtggagccatcttttttactctcctctttcacattcattaacaagttctttagttcttcactttctgccataatggtggtgtcatctgcatatctgaggttactgatatttctctcggcaatcttgatttcatcttgtgcttcatccagcccggtgtttctcatgatgtactctgcatacaagttaaataagcaggataacaatatacagccttgacatactcctttctgatttggaactagcct from Ovis canadensis isolate MfBH-ARS-UI-01 breed Bighorn chromosome 20, ARS-UI_OviCan_v2, whole genome shotgun sequence includes:
- the LOC138425615 gene encoding olfactory receptor 2B2; amino-acid sequence: MNRINESVPQEFILLGFSDRPWLELPLFVVFLISYILTILGNLAIIVVSCLDSKLHTPMYFFLTNLSLLDLCYTTSIVPQMLVNICSIRKVISYGGCVAQLFISLALGSTECLLLAVMSFDRFVAICRPLHYSVIMHQRLCLQLAAISWVSGFSNSVLQSTLTLQMPLCGHKEVDHFLCEVPALLKLSCGDTTANEAELFFISVLFLLIPVTLILISYAFIVQAVLRIKSVEGQRKAFGICGSHLIVVSLFYGTAIYMYLQPPSPASKDRGKMVSLFYGIITPMLNPLIYTLRNKDVKEAFKRLIARIFLIKK